The Candidatus Rubidus massiliensis DNA segment GTAAACTGAATTCCTGAGTTGATAGGCAAAAAGAACCAATCAGTCGCTTCATTTATCCAGCCAAACATTACAGATAAAGTTCGGGTTCCTTCTTCACAATGAAAAGGATTTATTCCTTTTGCATAAGACCATCGTGAGAAATCGTATAAGTACAAATCCAAAGGCAGTTTAAAAATTGGAATCATTCGTAGAAATGCAGCTATCCTTCCTTGTGGTATCCTAAGCAAAAAAATTAGTCCTTCTAACAAAACAACAGCTGTAAAAAACATAAGAAGACTGTTCAAGAAAACATTGAGAATAAAAAACGAAATTTTATCCATGCTTTTTCTCAGTTCTTCTTTTTTGAATAAGATTTTCAATCTCTTCTAGATCTTCATCGGTGATTTCCTCATCTGCTAGCAAATAACTAACCAATGCCGTAGGCTTGCCTCCAAATATTTTATCTTGAATACGCTTTAAAATACCTTTTGAAGAAGATTCACTTTGAGAGCTAATCCAATAGAGATACTGCTTTCCTTCCTTTTGTCTTGTCAACTCGCCTTTATCAGATAGTCGACTCATTACTGTCATAACTGTTGTATAACTGCCTTCGCTGCCAAGCCGTTC contains these protein-coding regions:
- a CDS encoding copper transport repressor, CopY/TcrY family produces the protein MERLGFGELELSILKIVRELGRVTVREVYERLGSEGSYTTVMTVMSRLSDKGELTRQKEGKQYLYWISSQSESSSKGILKRIQDKIFGGKPTALVSYLLADEEITDEDLEEIENLIQKRRTEKKHG